A single genomic interval of Brevibacillus brevis harbors:
- a CDS encoding amidohydrolase: MLDLVSLRRDFHRHPEVGFTEFRTASKVVEILTSLGYEVIYGQEAIDGDSRRGLPSEAVLEAAYERALRDGANPAIVEKMRGGYTAVIGVKKGKAPGPTVAFRFDMDALPVLESTEQDHFPQANGFRSHYEGNMHACAHDGHTTIGLGLAEALAAGDFSGTLKLIFQPAEEGVRGAYAIVEKGHLDDVDYIFCNHLGVNVPLGEVHGGSYGFLATTKMMAHFYGVSSHAGASPEQGKNALLGAATALLNIHAIPRFSTGDTRINVGVLEGGTAANIIPAYAKMVVETRSITEEVNAEVENRVRNIIAHSAAMHELDYKIEVVGGAIPINYDVEMAELALEEAKQVEGFHSFKHGDYNSMGSEDASFMIKRVQDRGGKGTYMAIGTDIPAPHHHPKFDIQEEILPRSVALLNRIARRLLT, from the coding sequence ATGTTGGATCTGGTTTCGTTGCGAAGAGATTTTCATAGACATCCAGAGGTGGGTTTTACGGAGTTCCGAACTGCTTCCAAGGTAGTAGAGATTTTGACGTCCCTCGGCTATGAGGTCATATACGGACAAGAAGCAATCGATGGAGATTCCCGTCGGGGCTTGCCTTCCGAGGCGGTTCTCGAGGCAGCGTATGAAAGAGCTTTGCGTGACGGTGCAAACCCGGCGATCGTGGAAAAAATGCGCGGTGGCTATACAGCAGTGATCGGTGTGAAGAAAGGGAAGGCACCTGGACCAACGGTTGCATTCCGTTTTGACATGGACGCACTGCCTGTTTTGGAAAGCACGGAGCAAGATCATTTTCCACAAGCGAATGGCTTCCGCTCCCACTATGAAGGTAACATGCATGCCTGTGCTCACGACGGTCATACCACGATTGGCTTGGGATTGGCAGAAGCGCTTGCAGCAGGAGATTTTTCCGGTACGCTCAAACTGATCTTCCAACCAGCCGAAGAAGGTGTTCGCGGTGCATACGCGATCGTGGAAAAAGGCCATTTGGACGATGTTGACTATATTTTCTGCAACCATTTGGGTGTCAATGTGCCGCTAGGTGAGGTACATGGCGGTTCCTACGGATTTTTGGCTACCACGAAAATGATGGCGCATTTCTATGGTGTTTCTTCACATGCTGGTGCGTCGCCAGAGCAAGGGAAAAATGCATTGCTCGGAGCGGCTACCGCCCTGTTGAACATTCATGCGATTCCGCGCTTCAGCACGGGTGATACAAGAATCAATGTGGGTGTGCTAGAAGGCGGAACAGCAGCGAACATCATTCCAGCCTATGCCAAGATGGTTGTGGAGACTCGCTCCATTACCGAAGAAGTAAATGCAGAAGTAGAAAACCGCGTACGCAACATCATCGCGCACAGTGCCGCTATGCATGAGCTCGACTACAAGATCGAAGTCGTCGGGGGAGCCATCCCGATCAACTACGATGTGGAGATGGCAGAGCTGGCACTGGAAGAAGCCAAGCAAGTAGAAGGCTTCCATTCCTTTAAGCACGGCGATTACAATTCGATGGGCAGTGAAGATGCCAGCTTTATGATTAAACGCGTTCAGGATCGTGGCGGAAAAGGAACGTACATGGCAATCGGTACGGACATCCCGGCGCCTCACCACCATCCGAAATTCGATATACAAGAAGAGATTTTGCCACGCAGCGTAGCGCTTTTGAACCGAATTGCCAGACGATTGCTGACGTAA
- a CDS encoding M20 family metallopeptidase: protein MHTKRIAEMIEKKREAFIKVSDQIWDFAETRFEEYQSAELLAQTLEGEGFKVERGVGGIQTAFIGSFGSGNPVVAILGEFDALSGMSQKKGQTTEEPLVAGANGHGCGHNLLGTASLAAAVAVKEYMEENNITGTVRYYGCPGEEGGSGKAFMARAGLFDDVDFALCWHPMGYNSIMSIDSLANYQIYFKFKGKSAHAAASPHLGRSALDAVELMNVGVNYLREHIIPEARVHYAITNSGGLSPNVVQPKAEVLYLVRAPKVDQVQEIYERVCKIAQGAALMTETEVEIVFDKACSNLVQNKLLEEVMYKNFQELGVPVHDEAELQLAKEMRATLSKQELATSEKQSPDMPAPDMVTWLNPFDGSKIPLNGSTDVGDVSWITPTAQCTTACYINGSTLHSWQWVSLGATSMAHKGMLHAGKVMASTAIDMLKNPELIEQAKAELKQRLGDQTYVCPIPDGVMPSVKK, encoded by the coding sequence ATGCATACCAAGCGAATTGCAGAAATGATTGAGAAAAAACGGGAAGCCTTTATCAAGGTGAGCGACCAGATTTGGGATTTCGCGGAGACGCGTTTTGAAGAGTACCAATCTGCTGAGCTGCTGGCTCAAACACTCGAAGGAGAGGGCTTCAAGGTTGAACGCGGTGTAGGCGGAATCCAAACGGCCTTCATCGGAAGCTTTGGCAGCGGCAATCCTGTCGTGGCGATTTTGGGCGAGTTCGACGCTCTGTCGGGTATGAGCCAGAAAAAAGGCCAAACCACAGAAGAGCCTCTCGTAGCAGGAGCAAACGGCCATGGCTGCGGACACAACCTGCTTGGTACCGCTTCTCTTGCGGCAGCAGTTGCAGTGAAAGAGTACATGGAAGAGAACAACATAACGGGGACAGTTCGTTACTACGGCTGCCCAGGGGAAGAAGGCGGCTCCGGGAAAGCGTTCATGGCGCGAGCAGGATTGTTTGACGACGTGGATTTCGCACTTTGCTGGCACCCAATGGGCTACAACAGCATCATGTCCATCGATTCGCTCGCGAACTATCAAATCTACTTCAAGTTCAAAGGAAAGAGCGCCCATGCGGCAGCAAGTCCACATCTCGGTCGAAGCGCACTCGATGCAGTGGAATTGATGAACGTCGGCGTGAACTACTTGCGTGAGCACATCATCCCGGAAGCACGTGTGCACTATGCCATCACGAACTCCGGCGGCTTGTCGCCAAATGTGGTTCAACCGAAAGCAGAGGTGCTCTATCTCGTACGTGCGCCAAAGGTTGATCAAGTACAGGAGATTTACGAGCGCGTATGCAAAATTGCGCAAGGCGCTGCGCTCATGACCGAAACCGAGGTAGAGATCGTATTCGACAAAGCGTGCTCGAACCTCGTGCAAAACAAGCTGCTCGAAGAGGTTATGTATAAAAACTTCCAGGAGCTGGGCGTCCCTGTGCATGATGAAGCGGAGCTGCAATTGGCAAAAGAAATGCGTGCGACGCTGTCCAAGCAGGAGCTCGCTACTTCGGAAAAACAGTCACCGGACATGCCTGCTCCAGACATGGTGACATGGCTCAATCCATTCGACGGATCAAAAATTCCGCTGAACGGCTCCACGGATGTAGGGGATGTGAGCTGGATTACGCCGACCGCACAATGCACGACTGCGTGCTATATAAACGGCTCCACGCTGCACTCCTGGCAATGGGTGTCTCTCGGGGCGACATCCATGGCACATAAAGGGATGCTGCATGCGGGGAAAGTCATGGCTTCTACAGCGATTGACATGCTGAAAAACCCAGAGCTGATCGAACAGGCAAAAGCCGAGCTGAAACAGCGTTTGGGCGATCAAACGTATGTGTGCCCGATTCCAGATGGTGTCATGCCTTCTGTGAAAAAATAA
- a CDS encoding NAD(P)/FAD-dependent oxidoreductase, producing MYDIVIIGAGPAGSSAALFAAKSGKKTLLVDNDKSVTKRALFWNYLGVMEMTGPELVETGKQQAVKFGAELVQDKVTNIVKKEDGFVIETEDKGQFEANQVILTTGMLVDLAGQLGIETKPGTEPRVKTVIAVDNSGKTSMEGVWAAGVCAGAGFHAIITAGDGAKVAVNVISELNGERYIDHDVLPAK from the coding sequence ATGTATGATATCGTCATTATTGGAGCAGGACCTGCTGGATCGAGCGCGGCACTTTTTGCGGCAAAATCAGGCAAGAAAACGTTGCTTGTGGACAACGACAAGAGCGTAACTAAGCGGGCATTATTTTGGAATTACCTTGGTGTGATGGAAATGACAGGACCTGAGCTTGTAGAAACAGGGAAACAGCAGGCGGTCAAGTTTGGAGCCGAATTGGTGCAAGACAAAGTAACGAACATTGTGAAAAAGGAAGATGGCTTTGTCATTGAGACAGAGGACAAAGGGCAGTTTGAAGCCAATCAGGTCATCCTGACGACGGGGATGCTGGTGGACTTGGCGGGACAATTGGGAATTGAAACAAAGCCAGGGACCGAACCGCGTGTCAAAACGGTTATTGCGGTAGACAACAGCGGCAAGACGAGCATGGAAGGCGTTTGGGCCGCAGGTGTTTGTGCTGGTGCCGGCTTCCACGCCATTATTACTGCCGGAGACGGTGCCAAGGTAGCGGTCAATGTCATTAGTGAGCTGAATGGTGAAAGATATATCGACCATGATGTACTGCCAGCAAAATAA
- a CDS encoding pirin family protein, producing the protein MTTFRKIEGVYKGAPFHMVGDGFRVSNYFPSGNRFGQRFSPFILMDYNAPFVFPPSEQVRGVGAHPHRGFETVTIAYEGAIEHHDNQGNHGIIGPGDVQWMTAGSGLLHKEYHEREFAKRGGLFQMIQLWVNLPRANKMHSPRYQELLSSQMGRSDLPDGGGSVRVIAGEFNGIKGPAQTFTPIHLFDMELKAGGKAQCSLPTSFNTAALMLRGSARVNENQVVHEGDFVLFENVPGEIQLEGQADRTIILVLSGEPIDEPIVMHGPFVMNSPEEIAEAFNDYQMGKMGNPNF; encoded by the coding sequence ATGACAACCTTTCGTAAAATCGAGGGGGTCTACAAGGGAGCCCCCTTCCATATGGTCGGAGACGGTTTTCGTGTCTCCAACTACTTTCCGTCGGGAAATCGGTTTGGGCAACGATTTAGTCCCTTTATCTTGATGGATTATAACGCGCCCTTTGTGTTTCCTCCCAGTGAGCAGGTCAGAGGCGTAGGAGCGCATCCTCATCGCGGATTTGAGACCGTCACTATTGCTTATGAGGGGGCCATTGAGCATCATGACAATCAAGGAAATCATGGCATCATTGGGCCAGGAGACGTACAGTGGATGACGGCAGGCTCGGGACTTTTACACAAGGAATATCATGAACGAGAGTTTGCCAAGCGCGGCGGACTGTTTCAAATGATTCAGCTCTGGGTGAACCTTCCCCGTGCAAACAAGATGCATTCCCCGAGATATCAGGAGCTGCTGTCTTCCCAAATGGGAAGAAGCGATTTACCCGATGGTGGTGGGAGCGTTCGCGTCATTGCAGGAGAATTCAACGGCATAAAGGGGCCAGCGCAAACATTTACGCCGATCCATTTGTTCGATATGGAGCTCAAAGCAGGTGGAAAAGCACAATGTAGCCTGCCAACGTCCTTTAATACCGCTGCTCTAATGCTGCGAGGATCAGCCCGAGTCAACGAAAACCAGGTAGTCCATGAAGGAGATTTTGTCTTGTTTGAAAATGTCCCCGGAGAGATTCAGCTAGAAGGACAAGCAGACCGTACAATCATTCTTGTACTCAGCGGGGAACCGATCGACGAGCCGATTGTCATGCACGGTCCATTTGTTATGAATAGCCCGGAGGAAATCGCTGAGGCTTTTAATGATTATCAGATGGGCAAGATGGGAAATCCAAATTTCTAG
- a CDS encoding class I SAM-dependent methyltransferase: MPNHEQIYKNQAEQYDLMISRQPSLLAVIEEITPIKGHDVIDLGAGSGRLTSVLAPHAKSILALDASAAMLEVNAHQLTQAGLSNWKTSVADHRELPADDNSADVLVAGWTVCYLTSSEVPNNELNLEKIIQEMKRVLRPGGTIVIMETMGTGYETPHPPEFLTQYYSLLENKYGFSHKWIRLDYQFTDIAEAEQLSRFFFGEELGNRVAREKLVTLPECAGVWWLTPH; the protein is encoded by the coding sequence ATGCCAAACCACGAACAAATTTATAAAAATCAAGCGGAACAGTACGATCTGATGATTTCCAGACAACCAAGTCTGCTCGCTGTCATCGAAGAAATCACCCCCATTAAGGGACACGATGTGATCGATCTGGGAGCTGGCTCAGGAAGACTTACGTCTGTGCTCGCCCCTCATGCCAAGTCCATTCTGGCTCTCGATGCTTCCGCTGCCATGCTAGAAGTGAATGCACATCAACTGACGCAAGCGGGTCTTTCCAATTGGAAAACCAGCGTAGCGGATCATCGAGAACTTCCCGCAGACGATAACAGTGCGGATGTCCTCGTAGCGGGATGGACGGTTTGTTACCTTACCAGTTCAGAAGTTCCCAACAATGAGCTCAATCTTGAAAAGATCATTCAGGAGATGAAGCGCGTGCTTCGTCCTGGTGGCACGATCGTCATCATGGAGACGATGGGTACTGGATATGAAACACCGCACCCACCCGAATTTCTTACACAGTACTATTCCTTGTTAGAAAATAAGTACGGCTTCTCTCACAAATGGATTCGCTTGGACTATCAGTTTACAGACATAGCCGAAGCAGAACAGCTTTCACGGTTTTTCTTTGGAGAGGAGCTCGGGAACAGAGTCGCTCGGGAAAAGCTGGTGACATTGCCGGAATGCGCGGGGGTATGGTGGCTGACACCCCACTAG
- a CDS encoding YczE/YyaS/YitT family protein, translating to MIRLKFEYLLFIVGLLILALGINMMTTITSFGLSPYDSLFIALYQNFGISIGFWMFAINLTFVIIVLFMDRSYITVGAILVMLLISIFVDLIGSIDALMAAIRSLPPLLTMALGNICIGSGIGLYVCTQVCTAPQEAFVLVMSKRLKWTFRRTEILLACMFLSASFLLDGPIYYGTVVLSFTTGYIIQAAINVGNKMLRLVNQTKGAEA from the coding sequence GTGATTCGCTTAAAATTTGAATACCTCTTGTTTATCGTAGGCTTATTGATTTTGGCGCTCGGGATCAACATGATGACGACCATTACATCATTTGGTCTTAGCCCGTATGATTCTCTGTTTATTGCCCTGTATCAAAACTTCGGGATATCGATTGGCTTCTGGATGTTTGCCATTAACCTGACCTTTGTCATCATCGTCCTTTTCATGGATCGAAGTTATATTACTGTCGGTGCCATTTTGGTCATGTTGCTGATCTCCATCTTTGTCGATTTGATCGGGTCCATCGATGCGCTTATGGCTGCAATCCGTTCCTTGCCGCCGCTTCTGACCATGGCACTCGGAAACATTTGTATCGGCAGCGGTATCGGTTTGTATGTGTGTACGCAAGTGTGCACAGCTCCCCAAGAGGCATTTGTACTGGTTATGTCGAAAAGATTAAAGTGGACATTCAGACGGACAGAAATTTTGCTGGCGTGCATGTTTCTTAGCGCAAGTTTCCTGTTAGATGGCCCGATTTATTACGGAACAGTCGTGCTGTCTTTTACGACTGGCTACATTATTCAAGCTGCTATTAACGTCGGGAATAAGATGCTTCGTCTCGTCAATCAAACGAAGGGGGCGGAGGCATAA
- a CDS encoding LacI family DNA-binding transcriptional regulator codes for MANIREIAKLAGVSVSTVSRVLNNHPYVNEKKRAEILKIIEEQNYVQNSNAVHLSTGKTMVIGVTLPLVNNQYYSSIIEGIAAEAVQHHYKLMVCQTNNNPEQERSVLHLLKNKKIDGLIMCSRSSSCETLNEYAGYGPIITCEANDTTSVSSVHIDHYQTFLIGMEYLMKKGHHRIGYCIGRKNSFNSQHRKRAYYEKLRSIDVTPSPEWSFEECLTIQDGKDVVGKLLQTEERPTAMIVSCNHIAAGIIKEASRLGIRVPEDLAVVGCDDQPIGELLEITTVSSSSTLMGKYAFEMLHERIWTQQQDGKKEEMELTPVLVERLTT; via the coding sequence GTGGCTAACATAAGAGAAATCGCGAAATTGGCAGGTGTATCCGTTTCAACCGTTTCCCGTGTGCTTAACAACCATCCGTACGTGAACGAGAAAAAACGCGCGGAGATTCTCAAGATTATTGAAGAACAAAACTATGTTCAAAACAGTAATGCGGTCCACCTCTCTACGGGAAAAACGATGGTCATTGGTGTGACATTGCCTCTCGTCAACAACCAATACTACAGCTCCATTATCGAGGGCATTGCAGCAGAAGCAGTCCAGCATCATTACAAGCTGATGGTGTGCCAAACGAATAACAACCCCGAGCAAGAACGCAGCGTGTTGCACTTGCTGAAAAATAAAAAAATCGACGGGCTCATCATGTGCTCCAGGTCCAGCTCTTGCGAAACGCTCAATGAATACGCAGGATACGGACCTATCATCACGTGTGAAGCAAATGATACCACCTCTGTTTCGAGTGTTCATATCGACCACTATCAAACGTTTCTGATCGGGATGGAGTACCTGATGAAGAAGGGGCATCACCGGATCGGATATTGCATCGGCAGAAAAAACAGTTTTAACAGTCAGCATCGCAAACGTGCCTATTACGAAAAGCTGCGTTCGATTGACGTGACACCCTCTCCTGAATGGTCGTTTGAAGAGTGTTTAACGATCCAAGACGGCAAGGATGTCGTGGGGAAATTGCTGCAAACAGAAGAGCGGCCGACAGCAATGATCGTATCGTGCAATCATATAGCGGCAGGGATCATCAAAGAAGCAAGCAGATTGGGGATTCGCGTACCGGAAGATTTAGCTGTAGTTGGTTGCGATGATCAGCCAATCGGAGAACTGCTAGAAATCACCACCGTATCCAGCTCCAGTACGTTAATGGGAAAATACGCATTTGAGATGCTGCATGAGCGGATTTGGACACAGCAGCAGGATGGGAAAAAGGAAGAGATGGAACTGACGCCCGTATTGGTAGAGCGACTGACGACGTAA
- a CDS encoding GNAT family N-acetyltransferase: protein MEVQIERVVRDDFAEMITLADMTLPDRMNLHELKKYMELFPELIFKATYNGQLIGFSCAGIDMYQTTGWLLFSNVSKEFQGQGIGKRLIEARLQALRQFPTLRTVQVTVSETNASSIRALSAYGFRLAHAEQDYYGPGKHRNLMELPILPMIQPEKIESSIVTT, encoded by the coding sequence GTGGAAGTGCAGATTGAGCGCGTCGTAAGAGATGATTTTGCGGAAATGATCACGTTGGCGGATATGACATTACCCGATCGAATGAACTTGCATGAGCTGAAAAAGTATATGGAGCTGTTTCCTGAGCTGATTTTCAAGGCGACCTACAACGGCCAGCTCATCGGTTTTAGCTGCGCCGGCATTGATATGTACCAGACGACTGGCTGGCTTCTGTTCAGTAATGTGAGCAAGGAGTTTCAAGGTCAAGGCATCGGCAAGCGGCTAATCGAAGCCAGACTGCAAGCCCTGCGCCAGTTTCCGACACTTCGCACCGTGCAGGTTACGGTGAGTGAAACAAACGCATCCTCTATTCGTGCGTTGTCTGCCTATGGCTTCCGCCTGGCTCATGCTGAACAGGATTACTACGGGCCGGGCAAGCATCGGAATTTGATGGAGCTGCCTATTTTGCCTATGATTCAACCAGAAAAAATAGAGTCGTCCATCGTGACTACCTAA